Proteins co-encoded in one Canis lupus familiaris isolate Mischka breed German Shepherd chromosome 36, alternate assembly UU_Cfam_GSD_1.0, whole genome shotgun sequence genomic window:
- the ITPRID2 gene encoding protein ITPRID2 isoform X5 produces the protein MDRPLAASAEAEEELEWQVASRRRKAWAKCRGSWQASETEDLSAEATTQEEDEDDDEDLPGAQLRAAAGRGNVPNEKIAIWLKDCR, from the exons ATGGACCGGCCTCTGGCGGCGTcggcggaggcggaggaggaACTGGAGTGGCAAGTGGCGAGCCGGCGGAGGAAGGCCTGGGCCAAGTGCCGCGGCTCCTGGCAGGCGTCGGAGACGGAGGACCTGTCGGCGGAGGCGACGACGcaggaggaggacgaggacgaCGACGAGGACCTCCCGGGCGCGCAGCTGCGGGCGGCCGCCGGGAGAG GGAACGTGCCCAACGAGAAGATCGCGATATGGCTCAAGGACTGCCGGTGA